In one Carassius carassius chromosome 12, fCarCar2.1, whole genome shotgun sequence genomic region, the following are encoded:
- the LOC132154517 gene encoding fatty acid CoA ligase Acsl3-like, whose protein sequence is MKLKEDMSPLLLQLFRSVVWVYSVITFLPWYLLTGASERQARAKRVKARSISGNPAGSYRAVNSQQKLVSLLHEGVDTLDKVFEYAVVHFPQRDCLGTREVLSEEDEMQPNGKVFKKVILGDYNWLSYEDTFHLCQRFGSGLAALGQKPLCNIAIFCETRAEWIIAAQACFMYNFPLVTLYSTLGGAAIAHGLNETEVTHIITSKDLLQSRLKAILMDVPRLKHIIVVDKKPKSLPDLPRGILVHNMAAVQELGAKPENIMVSRRQPVPTDIAVIMYTSGSTGIPKGVMISHSNIIAGIAGMAERIPNLNENDTYIGYLPLAHVLELSAELVCVSHGCRIGYSSPQTLADQSSKIKKGSKGDTSMLRPTLMAAVPEIMDRIYKNVMTKVEEMSSVQKTLFVLAYNYKMEQISKGYNTPLCDRLVFRKVRSLLGGNMRVLLSGGAPLSAATQRFMNICFCCPVGQGYGLTETCGAGTISDLADYSTGRVGAPLVCSEFMLKDWEEGGYFSKDKPNPRGEILIGGPNVTMGYYKNEQKNREDFFVDVNGQRWFCTGDIGEFHPDGCLKIIDRKKDLVKLRAGEYVSLGKVEAVLKNCSLIDNICAYANSEESYVIGFVVPNQKQLTALAEQKRIRGSWEEICNHAEMEKEVLGIITDAAITGKLERFEIPKKIRLSAEPWTPETGLVTDAFKLKRKELKTHYQDDIERMYGGK, encoded by the exons ATGAAGTTGAAGGAGGATATGTCTCCTCTCCTGCTGCAGCTCTTTCGATCGGTGGTCTGGGTTTATTCCGTCATCACGTTCCTGCCCTGGTACCTGCTCACCGGAGCCAGTGAGAGGCAGGCCCGTGCTAAACGGGTCAAAGCACGCTCG ATAAGCGGGAATCCGGCAGGTTCGTACCGGGCTGTGAACAGCCAGCAGAAGTTGGTGTCCCTGCTGCATGAGGGTGTGGATACTTTGGATAAAGTATTTGAATACGCTGTAGTACACTTCCCTCAAAGAGATTGCCTCGGCACTAGAGAGGTGCTGAGCGAGGAGGATGAGATGCAGCCTAACGGCAAGGTCTTTAAAAag GTGATTCTGGGCGATTATAACTGGCTGTCGTATGAAGACACTTTCCATCTGTGTCAGAGGTTTGGTAGCGGGTTGGCTGCACTGGGCCAGAAGCCTCTTTGTAACATCGCCATTTTCTGCGAGACTCGTGCAGAATGGATCATAGCGGCGCAGGCTTGCTTCATGTACAACTTCCCCT TGGTGACTCTATACTCTACACTGGGAGGAGCAGCTATAGCTCATGGTCTAAATGAGACTGAGGTTACACACATCATCACCAGCAAAGACCTGCTGCAGAGCCGCCTCAAG gcaaTTCTGATGGATGTGCCCAGACTGAAGCACATTATAGTGGTTGATAAGAAGCCAAAGAGTTTGCCTGATCTCCCCAGAGGCATCCTGGTACACAACATGGCTGCTGTGCAAGAACTGGGAGCCAAACCTGAAAATA TAATGGTGTCCCGCAGACAGCCTGTCCCGACTGACATCGCAGTGATCATGTACACCAGCGGCTCTACAGGCATTCCTAAAGGAGTCATGATCTCCCATAGCAACATCATCGCTGGCATCGCCGGCATGGCTGAACGCATTCCTAACCTGAA CGAGAATGACACCTACATTGGGTACCTGCCTCTTGCTCATGTCCTGGAGCTCAGCGCTGAGCTGGTGTGTGTGTCACATGGCTGCCGGATTGGATATTCGTCACCTCAGACTCTTGCTGAccag TCATCTAAAATTAAAAAGGGCAGCAAAGGAGACACCAGTATGCTCAGACCAACACTGATGGCAGCCGTACCT GAGATTATGGACCGTATCTATAAGAATGTGATGACTAAAGTTGAAGAGATGAGCAGCGTGCAGAAAACTCTCTTTGTTCTGGCATACAACTACAAGATGGAGCAGATTTCCAAAGGATACAACACGCCGCTCTGTGACAG GCTTGTGTTCAGGAAGGTTCGCTCGTTGCTGGGTGGTAACATGCGTGTACTGTTGTCTGGCGGAGCTCCTTTATCTGCAGCTACTCAGCGTTTTATGAATATCTGCTTCTGCTGTCCTGTGGGACAGGGCTACGGCCTCACGGAGACCTGTGGAGCCGGGACCATCAGCGATT tGGCCGATTACAGCACTGGACGTGTTGGAGCTCCTCTGGTGTGTTCAGAGTTCATGCTGAAGGACTGGGAGGAAG GTGGCTATTTCAGCAAAGATAAACCAAACCCACGAGGAGAGATTCTGATTGGTGGTCCCAACGTCACCATGGGTTACTATAAAAATGAGCAGAAGAACCGAGAGGATTTCTTTGTGGATGTGAACGGCCAGCGCTGGTTCTGCACTGGAGACATCGGAGAATTTCACCCTGATGGCTGCCTCAAGATTATCG ATCGTAAGAAGGACCTGGTGAAGTTGCGAGCTGGTGAATATGTGTCTTTGGGCAAAGTGGAGGCTGTGCTCAAAAACTGCTCGCTCATTGACAACATCTGTGCTTATGCCAACAG TGAGGAGTCTTATGTGATTGGGTTTGTGGTGCCCAATCAGAAACAGTTAACTGCCCTTGCTGAGCAGAAGCGCATCAGAGGATCATGGGAAGAGATCTGCAACCATgcagagatggagaaagaggTTTTAGGTATCATCACAGACGCAGCTATAACAG GTAAACTGGAGCGCTTTGAGATCCCAAAGAAAATCCGTCTAAGTGCCGAACCCTGGACGCCCGAGACAGGCCTGGTTACTGACGCCTTCAAACTCAAACGCAAGGAACTAAAAACACACTATCAGGACGATATCGAGAGGATGTACGGCGGCAAGTGA
- the LOC132154536 gene encoding secretogranin-2b-like isoform X2 gives MMLSQPKLSAGGVAVLLVTLLQTLTVQGASVRHHRLRGGDQGGFLAPSSDMIKALEYIESLKQRADGSENPTGDYDEVDKFRFLVQLASLQDENAPTREDATHWPDNKVPLWVRSLLRVLEQAGETPESQPAPGNERRSHKSRRPMVDAESPAGDYGGFVKPHKKYPLMFEDEENSRDTKRATEDLDEQYTPQSLANMRSIFEELGKLTAAQNRKRENQDDEDTEDDEDLYKVRNLAYEDVIGGEEWMPLEEQLEMEELVKGSREEYERGLGDNREQGEVIERRAIPTEDDDENPDDDTKLVDYYLLKVLEMTNQAQKRDLMEGRRRLLSQPSLIDPRAIKQLLSAISMKLQVPPEDLVGMLFMEETRKQQRLPENQLVRKPSQPRHKSRVIKYYNGRQPEVTVSEIPPDVKTEDILKVLGLGNLANKNAKFSLLKQRPYKTAMAKYFNPSGRLGSLFLSELNKAPSKRKDDYDDDAVDEDEESTFLAAKLLTEYPDTSSSDRKRAIDSTMNGQLPYELYEEAMKDFFDQIDNGKKSTHTKRDTQGKEEPEAPQKPPTQDSAQETIDQTPPVPGTEEGKEYHGKMVAGM, from the coding sequence ATGATGTTGTCACAACCGAAACTGTCCGCCGGAGGGGTGGCAGTCCTGCTCGTTACCCTCCTCCAAACACTAACTGTGCAGGGCGCTTCTGTGCGCCACCATCGCCTGAGAGGCGGAGACCAGGGTGGCTTCCTTGCTCCCAGCTCCGATATGATCAAAGCTCTGGAGTACATTGAAAGCTTGAAACAGAGAGCCGATGGATCAGAGAATCCAACAGGGGATTACGACGAGGTGGACAAATTCCGTTTTCTAGTGCAGCTCGCCTCCTTACAGGATGAGAATGCACCCACGCGTGAGGACGCCACCCATTGGCCTGATAACAAGGTGCCACTGTGGGTTCGTTCTCTGCTGCGGGTGCTTGAACAAGCTGGAGAAACTCCAGAAAGCCAGCCAGCCCCCGGAAACGAGCGGCGTTCTCACAAGAGCAGACGCCCAATGGTAGATGCAGAGAGCCCTGCTGGAGACTACGGAGGCTTCGTGAAGCCACACAAGAAGTATCCGCTGATGTTTGAGGATGAGGAGAACAGCAGGGACACCAAGCGGGCAACTGAGGATTTGGATGAGCAGTACACCCCTCAGAGCCTCGCCAACATGCGCTCTATATTCGAAGAGCTTGGTAAACTGACTGCTGCACAGAACAGGAAGCGAGAGAACCAGGATGATGAAGACACCGAAGACGATGAGGACCTCTACAAGGTTAGGAACCTCGCATACGAAGACGTGATCGGAGGAGAGGAATGGATGCCATTAGAGGAGCAGCTGGAGATGGAGGAATTAGTTAAAGGAAGCCGTGAAGAATACGAACGAGGGTTAGGAGATAACAGAGAGCAGGGCGAGGTCATTGAAAGACGAGCTATACCTACAGAAGACGATGATGAGAACCCAGACGATGACACAAAACTCGTGGATTACTACCTGTTGAAGGTCTTGGAGATGACAAACCAAGCTCAAAAACGGGACCTGATGGAAGGAAGGAGGCGGCTACTATCCCAACCTTCTCTAATTGACCCTAGGGCAATCAAACAACTGCTGTCAGCGATTTCAATGAAGCTCCAGGTACCACCAGAGGACCTGGTTGGAATGCTCTTCATGGAGGAAACCAGAAAACAACAACGCCTTCCTGAGAACCAGCTGGTTAGGAAGCCCAGCCAACCTCGGCACAAGAGCCGTGTCATCAAGTATTACAACGGTCGACAGCCAGAAGTCACAGTGAGTGAAATCCCTCCAGATGTCAAGACTGAGGACATCCTGAAAGTCCTTGGGTTAGGGAATCTGGCCaacaaaaatgctaaattttCGTTGTTAAAGCAAAGGCCCTACAAAACAGCCATGGCAAAGTACTTCAACCCCAGTGGAAGACTGGGAAGCTTGTTCCTGTCCGAGTTAAACAAAGCTCCAAGCAAAAGAAAAGATGATTACGATGATGATGCTGTGGATGAGGATGAAGAGTCGACCTTCCTCGCAGCCAAACTCCTGACTGAATACCCCGACACCAGCTCGAGTGATCGCAAGAGAGCCATTGATTCCACCATGAACGGGCAGTTGCCTTATGAGTTGTATGAGGAGGCCATGAAAGATTTCTTTGATCAGATTGATAATGGGAAAAAAAGCACGCACACCAAAAGAGACACCCAAGGGAAAGAGGAGCCTGAGGCACCCCAAAAGCCACCCACTCAAGATTCAGCACAGGAAACCATAGATCAAACCCCACCTGTGCCTGGAACAGAAGAGGGTAAAGAGTATCATGGGAAAATGGTTGCAGGAATGTGA
- the LOC132154563 gene encoding AP-1 complex subunit sigma-3-like isoform X1, which translates to MMHFLLLFSRQGKLRLQKWFLPLPERERKKIVKDMTTMVLARKPRTCNFLHWKDLKIVYKRYASLYFCCALEDQDNELMALETLHRYVELLDKYFGNVCELDIIFNFEKAYFILDEFLMGGEIQETSKQSVARSIEASDMLQETMEEYMSKPAF; encoded by the exons ATGCATTTCCTGTTGCTGTTCAGTCGTCAGGGGAAGTTACGGCTGCAGAAATGGTTCCTGCCCCTCCCggaaagagagaggaagaagaTTGTGAAGGACATGACCACTATGGTGTTGGCACGGAAACCACGCACATGCAACTTCCTGCACTGGAAGGATCTAAAGATTGTCTATAAGAG GTACGCAAGTCTTTATTTCTGCTGTGCTTTGGAGGACCAGGATAATGAACTTATGGCTTTAGAGACTTTGCATCGTTATGTGGAGTTACTCGACAAATACTTTGGCAAT GTATGTGAGCTGGACATCATCTTTAACTTTGAGAAAGCTTATTTCATCCTGGATGAGTTTCTGATGGGTGGAGAGATTCAGGAGACGTCCAAACAGTCTGTTGCGAGGTCTATAGAGGCCTCTGATATGCTGCAAGAG acGATGGAAGAATACATGAGCAAACCAGCCTTCTGA
- the LOC132154563 gene encoding AP-1 complex subunit sigma-3-like isoform X2, which translates to MHFLLLFSRQGKLRLQKWFLPLPERERKKIVKDMTTMVLARKPRTCNFLHWKDLKIVYKRYASLYFCCALEDQDNELMALETLHRYVELLDKYFGNVCELDIIFNFEKAYFILDEFLMGGEIQETSKQSVARSIEASDMLQETMEEYMSKPAF; encoded by the exons ATGCATTTCCTGTTGCTGTTCAGTCGTCAGGGGAAGTTACGGCTGCAGAAATGGTTCCTGCCCCTCCCggaaagagagaggaagaagaTTGTGAAGGACATGACCACTATGGTGTTGGCACGGAAACCACGCACATGCAACTTCCTGCACTGGAAGGATCTAAAGATTGTCTATAAGAG GTACGCAAGTCTTTATTTCTGCTGTGCTTTGGAGGACCAGGATAATGAACTTATGGCTTTAGAGACTTTGCATCGTTATGTGGAGTTACTCGACAAATACTTTGGCAAT GTATGTGAGCTGGACATCATCTTTAACTTTGAGAAAGCTTATTTCATCCTGGATGAGTTTCTGATGGGTGGAGAGATTCAGGAGACGTCCAAACAGTCTGTTGCGAGGTCTATAGAGGCCTCTGATATGCTGCAAGAG acGATGGAAGAATACATGAGCAAACCAGCCTTCTGA
- the LOC132154536 gene encoding secretogranin-2b-like isoform X1 — protein sequence MLCSDYSLLLERSKCLFCSVWETILGCKATLRTDFIVSLNSSRILGSMMLSQPKLSAGGVAVLLVTLLQTLTVQGASVRHHRLRGGDQGGFLAPSSDMIKALEYIESLKQRADGSENPTGDYDEVDKFRFLVQLASLQDENAPTREDATHWPDNKVPLWVRSLLRVLEQAGETPESQPAPGNERRSHKSRRPMVDAESPAGDYGGFVKPHKKYPLMFEDEENSRDTKRATEDLDEQYTPQSLANMRSIFEELGKLTAAQNRKRENQDDEDTEDDEDLYKVRNLAYEDVIGGEEWMPLEEQLEMEELVKGSREEYERGLGDNREQGEVIERRAIPTEDDDENPDDDTKLVDYYLLKVLEMTNQAQKRDLMEGRRRLLSQPSLIDPRAIKQLLSAISMKLQVPPEDLVGMLFMEETRKQQRLPENQLVRKPSQPRHKSRVIKYYNGRQPEVTVSEIPPDVKTEDILKVLGLGNLANKNAKFSLLKQRPYKTAMAKYFNPSGRLGSLFLSELNKAPSKRKDDYDDDAVDEDEESTFLAAKLLTEYPDTSSSDRKRAIDSTMNGQLPYELYEEAMKDFFDQIDNGKKSTHTKRDTQGKEEPEAPQKPPTQDSAQETIDQTPPVPGTEEGKEYHGKMVAGM from the exons ATGTTGTGTTCTGACTACTCATTGCTGCTTGAGCGCTCGAAGTGTCTCTTCTGCTCGGTCTGGGAAACAATTTTAGGTTGTAAAGCAACTCTAAGAACTGATTTCATTGTTAGTTTAAATTCGAGCAGAATTTTAG GCAGTATGATGTTGTCACAACCGAAACTGTCCGCCGGAGGGGTGGCAGTCCTGCTCGTTACCCTCCTCCAAACACTAACTGTGCAGGGCGCTTCTGTGCGCCACCATCGCCTGAGAGGCGGAGACCAGGGTGGCTTCCTTGCTCCCAGCTCCGATATGATCAAAGCTCTGGAGTACATTGAAAGCTTGAAACAGAGAGCCGATGGATCAGAGAATCCAACAGGGGATTACGACGAGGTGGACAAATTCCGTTTTCTAGTGCAGCTCGCCTCCTTACAGGATGAGAATGCACCCACGCGTGAGGACGCCACCCATTGGCCTGATAACAAGGTGCCACTGTGGGTTCGTTCTCTGCTGCGGGTGCTTGAACAAGCTGGAGAAACTCCAGAAAGCCAGCCAGCCCCCGGAAACGAGCGGCGTTCTCACAAGAGCAGACGCCCAATGGTAGATGCAGAGAGCCCTGCTGGAGACTACGGAGGCTTCGTGAAGCCACACAAGAAGTATCCGCTGATGTTTGAGGATGAGGAGAACAGCAGGGACACCAAGCGGGCAACTGAGGATTTGGATGAGCAGTACACCCCTCAGAGCCTCGCCAACATGCGCTCTATATTCGAAGAGCTTGGTAAACTGACTGCTGCACAGAACAGGAAGCGAGAGAACCAGGATGATGAAGACACCGAAGACGATGAGGACCTCTACAAGGTTAGGAACCTCGCATACGAAGACGTGATCGGAGGAGAGGAATGGATGCCATTAGAGGAGCAGCTGGAGATGGAGGAATTAGTTAAAGGAAGCCGTGAAGAATACGAACGAGGGTTAGGAGATAACAGAGAGCAGGGCGAGGTCATTGAAAGACGAGCTATACCTACAGAAGACGATGATGAGAACCCAGACGATGACACAAAACTCGTGGATTACTACCTGTTGAAGGTCTTGGAGATGACAAACCAAGCTCAAAAACGGGACCTGATGGAAGGAAGGAGGCGGCTACTATCCCAACCTTCTCTAATTGACCCTAGGGCAATCAAACAACTGCTGTCAGCGATTTCAATGAAGCTCCAGGTACCACCAGAGGACCTGGTTGGAATGCTCTTCATGGAGGAAACCAGAAAACAACAACGCCTTCCTGAGAACCAGCTGGTTAGGAAGCCCAGCCAACCTCGGCACAAGAGCCGTGTCATCAAGTATTACAACGGTCGACAGCCAGAAGTCACAGTGAGTGAAATCCCTCCAGATGTCAAGACTGAGGACATCCTGAAAGTCCTTGGGTTAGGGAATCTGGCCaacaaaaatgctaaattttCGTTGTTAAAGCAAAGGCCCTACAAAACAGCCATGGCAAAGTACTTCAACCCCAGTGGAAGACTGGGAAGCTTGTTCCTGTCCGAGTTAAACAAAGCTCCAAGCAAAAGAAAAGATGATTACGATGATGATGCTGTGGATGAGGATGAAGAGTCGACCTTCCTCGCAGCCAAACTCCTGACTGAATACCCCGACACCAGCTCGAGTGATCGCAAGAGAGCCATTGATTCCACCATGAACGGGCAGTTGCCTTATGAGTTGTATGAGGAGGCCATGAAAGATTTCTTTGATCAGATTGATAATGGGAAAAAAAGCACGCACACCAAAAGAGACACCCAAGGGAAAGAGGAGCCTGAGGCACCCCAAAAGCCACCCACTCAAGATTCAGCACAGGAAACCATAGATCAAACCCCACCTGTGCCTGGAACAGAAGAGGGTAAAGAGTATCATGGGAAAATGGTTGCAGGAATGTGA